The following nucleotide sequence is from Borrelia sp. A-FGy1.
AGAACTTATAGAGTTTGTGGTAAAGTCCCTTGTGGATAAAAGAGATGAAGTTAAATTAAATGTGGTTGAGGGGGAAAAGTCAACTATTTTGGAATTGAAAGTTTCTACAAGTGATGTTGGGAAAATAATAGGGAGAAGAGGTCGTATTGCAAGAGCTATTAGGACATTACTCAGTGCTTGCGCTGCAAAGACAAACAGGAGAGTTCAGCTAGAAATTTTGGATTAATATATGTTTATGAAAGGCGTAATAATGTCGTCTTATGGAATTAATGGATATGCTAAGGTTAAAAGCATGTCCAACGATCTTAATGGCTTTTTAAGCCTAAAGGGAAATAAATTAACTTTAAGGAAAAAATGTTGTTCTTCTATTGAAGTTAGCGTTGAAAATATATTTTTAACTAAAAATATATTGTTATTAAAATTTGAAGAATTCAATTCTCCTGAAGCTGTTAAGAATTTAATTGGTTTTGAGTTATGGGTTAGTGATGAATTTGCATC
It contains:
- a CDS encoding KH domain-containing protein translates to MKEYGNEIELIEFVVKSLVDKRDEVKLNVVEGEKSTILELKVSTSDVGKIIGRRGRIARAIRTLLSACAAKTNRRVQLEILD
- the rimM gene encoding ribosome maturation factor RimM (Essential for efficient processing of 16S rRNA), yielding MFMKGVIMSSYGINGYAKVKSMSNDLNGFLSLKGNKLTLRKKCCSSIEVSVENIFLTKNILLLKFEEFNSPEAVKNLIGFELWVSDEFASKLEEDEYYFGELIGYSIVSSGEKLGVVISFLECGNSVLLEVKTCDKLFFIPFLEVYLGDINRELKTIELKMVELLR